Sequence from the Nocardia brasiliensis genome:
TGTTTACTGTCGGAGTGGAGTTGGCGACGGATCAAGTGGCGGAGTTACGCGGGCTGGTGAAAAACCCGGATATACCTGCGTCGGTGGGTACTCGGGCACGGATCGTGTTGTGACGCGGAGAGAATCGGACGAAGACCGAGATCGCGGCGCTGGCCGGGGTGTCGCGGCCGACGGTCGATGCATGGCTGGCCCGCTACGAAGCGGACAGGATCGCCGGGCTGCTTGACCGCAAGCGCGGGGCTGGGCGTGAGCAGGTGCCCGCCCGGATCCGGGCTCGGATTCTGGCGGCGACGCGGACCAGCCCGCCGGCCGGTTGTCGCAGTGGTCGAGCCGGGAGATGGTGAAGTTCATCGCCCGCACCGAGGGCGTGACGGTGTCGCGGCATTACGTGGCCAAACTCTGGGGCGAGACCGGGCTGAAACCGCATCGCCAGGGCACGTTCAAACTCTGTCGCGACCCGGCCTTCGCCGACAAGGCCGCCGACGCCGTCGAGTTCTACCTGGACCCGCCCGGCGGGGCAGTGGTACTCACTGCATGGACGAGAACCCCAGGTCCAGGCCCTCGACAGGACCCAGCCGGGTGCTGCCGATCTGCTTCGAGATGACCGAGAAACGCACCCACGACAACATGACACTAGGCGGCAAGTCAATGGTCCTGCTGTGATCCCGGACACGCTCCGGCCGGCGAAATTGCCCAGAGCTTGCGCTTTGCCTGCGGGGTCGATCGCCAGCGCATAGCGACAGCGGCCGTCTGGCGTGCCCGACGCGAACTTCCCGGCCGCGACCGGCAGTATGTCGGCCATGCGCGTACTCATCCAGCTTCGCCCATCCGTCGATGTGATTACCGCAGTGGCCGATCGCGCCGTTCCGGTCGCCACGGCCGATGTCGCCGGACACCTGTCCGGCATCACGCTCGACCAGTCCTACGCCCCGGTCGCGGTGCCGAAGCCGGTGCCCGCCGCGGCCGCCATCGAGCGACTTAGCTACTCACTGGACCCGGTGGACGCCACGGTGGTGGTGCGCGGCGAGATCGCCGACGACGACCTCGTCCGGGGCCTTACCGCGTTGACCGAAACCCGCGGCGTCACCGGGGTTTTCGCGGATCCGGTGATCGAAACCAATCTCACCTGCGGCGACACGCCCGCGGTCGGGAACTGGCACGACGTCGAAACCCTGGTGCGCCGTGCCGATTTGGCCGCCGCCGGGTTGGACGGCACGAACGTGGCGCTGGCCATCGTCGACACCGGAATCAACGCCGCCCACGTGCAGCAGGCGCGCGGCGCGGCCGTGCGCATCGACCCGGCGCGCAGCTGGAATCCCGCCGGGGTCAACGGAACCGCGGGCGAGTTCCCGGTGGCGCACGGCAGCATGTGCGCCTTCGACGCACTCATCGCCGCGCCGCAGGCCACCCTGCTCGACCTCCCGGTGCTGCAGAGCACCCGGCAGGGCGGCAGCACAATGGACGGGCTGCTCTCGGACGCACTGGCCGGCTACGCGCACCTGCGCACCGTGCTCACCGATCAGCCCGCGGCCACGCGCGCACTGGTGATCAGCAACAGCTGGGGCTCGTTCGCCCCGAACTGGGACTTCCCGGTCGGGCGGCCGGGCAACTACTCCGACAATCCGTCCCATCCATTCAACGTGATCGTCGGGTCGCTGGAGGCCGCGGGCGCCGATATCGTTTTCGCCGCGGGCAATTGCGGTCGCGACTGCCCCGACGGCCGCTGCGCCTACCGGGAACGCCCGATCGGTGGCGCCAACTCCCATCCCGCGGTGCTGTCCATCGCGGGGGTCGACACCAAGAACCAGCGGGTCGGCTATTCCTCGCAGGGGCCGGGCCGATTGACCGAACGCAAGCCCGACATCTGCTCCTACACCCACTTTCTCGGCTCGAAGGCCTTCGGCGCGACCGAGCCCGACACCGGCACCTCCGCCGCCTGCCCGGTGGCTGCCGGGCTGGTCGCCGCGGTGCGGACCCAGTGGTCGGCGACCGCACTGCCACCGGCTCAACTGCGAACGTTGTTGCAGCGCACCGCGACCGCGCAAGCAGGCGGCTACAACTACGACTACGGTTACGGCATCACCGACACGGCCGCACTGCTCGCGGAACTGAACAAATCGGCCTCCCGCGCGTAACGTGGGGGCATGCCGTTGCTCACGATTCGGCTTCCCGCGAACGCGACCCTGGCGGTGGCGCTGCGCGAGCTGAAGCTCACGGTCGACGACGTCGATACCGCGTACGGCCTCATTCCCGTCGACCCCGCCCAGGGCCTCTACGCCCTGCGGGTGACCGACTCGGCGGCCGCGCGGCTGGACCCCGATCGGGTCCAGATCTTCGCGGATTCCCGGATCGAGGCGATCGACGAGCCGAAACCACCCGTCTGAGAAGCCGATTCGACCGCGCCCCGCTCGGCGGTGCGCGGCTCGAATCGGCCCCGGCCGACCGTCCGATCGATTGATTGCCCAGTGCTTGCTCTCAGATGGCCAGGTGGCCGCTGCCGGTCTGCCCACGTGGCGCCGAACCGCCTATCGGCCAATTCTGTGATCCACCACAATGATTCAGTCCCCCGTCTGGTACGGCGTCCGACAGACCGAACGCGGGTTGTCTCGAAAACACAACATTCCGTGTGGGAACCCGACATCCGTACACACGGGAACCGCCCGGTCTAAGATCCGCCCCATGGGTACGCGAGCGGTGCACTTCGTTGGAAGTTTTCCGGCCGAGAGCACCGATACCGCGATGCGCGCCATGCTCGACACGTCCTGGCCGCTGCTACGCACGCTGCCCACCGGCGAGACCCGACGCTATGAGTTCTACATCAAACCGATAATCGAGGATCTGGTCGCCCAGGGCGTCTTGGCATCGAAGAGGGCGGGTGAGTGGGATACCAGTCGGCAGCGCACCATTTACCGCCCCGCACGCGGCAAACGACTCACCGCCGACCTGATGGATCTGGGCTATCTGCACGAGACCGCGGAGGCACTTCCGGTCTTCCGGGCGTTGTGCGAGCAGCGCGGACTCTCCGGCCTCACCCTGCAGATGGGCATGCCCACCGACTTCACCCTCGCGTTCATCGCGATGGGCGGCACCGGCGTGCTGCGGCATCGGCGGGCGTTCAGCGCGGCCGCGGTGCGCGAGATCGCCGCGATCCAGGAGCTCACCGACGGCGAGGTAGTCATCCAGTTGGAAGCCACCGCGGAACTGGTGCTGATGGCCAAGACCCAGCCGCTGCACCGGGTGGTGAACAGGGCGCTCGGCCTGAGCAAGGGCATCGCCGCGCTGGCCGCGAGCGCGCCCGCGGGTACCCGATTCGGTGTGCACCTGTGCCTCGGCAGCATGAACAACAAGGCAAGGGCCACCCTGCGCGACACTCGACCGCTCGTCTATTTCGCCAATTCCCTTGCCCGGCAGTGGCCTTCGGATCGCCCCCTGGAGTTCATCCACGCGCCGTTCGCGGCTGGGGACACCCCGCCTGCCACCGAACCCGGGTTCTACCGGGCGTTGGCGGGTCTGCGGCTGCACGAGGACACCAATTTCTACGCCGGCCTGGTGCACGACATCCCCACCGAGGCAGCGCAATCGCAGACGTTGCGACAGATCGAGCAGGCGCTGGGCAGGCCGGTCGACGGGGTCGCCACCGCGTGCGGCCTCGGCCGCCGACCACGTTCGTTCGCCGATGAACTGATGGCACGGGCCAGGCGGCTGGCCGAGCGGGACTGACCGTGGTCGGCCGCCCGATTCCGGTGGCCGCATCGAGAATTTCAACGCGATGTCGCGCACAATGACTCCCGGCAGCGCACAGGCAACGGTGCTCGATCGCTACGCTGGTGATCGAGCAGAGACAAGCCACGTCGGGAGGAACCCTTGTCGGGGATGGACCGAGAGCCTGGACTCAACCCCAAAGTGCCGAGTTCCGCGCGCATCTATGACTACATGCTCGGCGGTAAGGACAACTACGAGGTCGACCGCGAGGTCGCCCGCCGCATGCTCGCGATCGCCCCGGACACCAAGGCCCTTGCCTGGTTCATCCGCCAATTCCTGGTCCAGGCAGTCGGATCGGCCGCCAAGGCGGGGGTCAAGCAGTTCATCGACCTCGGCGCCGGCATCCCCACTTCCCCCAACGTGCACGAGGTCGCACGCAAAATCGAGCCGTCGGCCCGAGTCGTCTATATCGATAACGACCCCGTGGTCCGCGCGCACTGCGACGCGTTGCTGGCCAACTCCCCCGGCCTCGCGGTCGTGCAGGCCGACATCCGAAGCCCGCACGAGATCATCGACCGGCTCAAAACCGACTCGCTCATCGACTTCAGCGAACCGGTCGCCGTGCTCATCATCGGCGTGCTGCACTACGTGATGGACGAGGAGAACCCGGGCGGGATCCTCGCCGCGTTCCGCGACGCCATGGCGCCGGGCAGCTACCTGGCCCTCACCCACGGATCCAACGAGACCAACCCGGACTTCATCAGCCAATCCCAGTCCGACACCGACAACACCCCCTCCCAGGTGCGCTACCGCTCGGCCGCGGAGGTCGAGGAACTCATGGCGGGCTTCGAACTGCTCGGGCCCGGCGTCGCACCCGCGCAAGAGTTCCTCGATGCCGAACTGCCCGCGACCCGGCTGGTGATCTACGGCGGCCTCGGCCGCAAGTCAGCCGACTAGCCGCTTACGCCGGGGCGAATCGGATGTCGCCGCAGGCGGCAGTCGAAAACCGACGCGGGCACCCGGGCCCGGCTCGGCGAACACCGTGCCGTGGTGCGCGGTGACGATGTTGTCGACAATCGCCAGACCCAGACCGGACCCCGGGATACCCTGCGTATTCGCGGCACGGTAGAAGCGACCGAAGACCGCGGTGGTGTCGGCGGCCGCAATTCCGGGACCATGGTCACGCACCGCCAGTTCCGTGCCGTCGACGTGCACCTCGATCGGCGTATCCGCCGGGCTGAATTTGATCGCGTTACCGAGCAGATTGTCGATACACCGCTCGAGCGCGCGCAACCGGCCGCGCACCGGCAGTGGCTGCCGCACGGTGATCGTGATGGTGCGCCCGCTACGGTGCCGGAAACGCTGTGCACAGTCCTCGGCCAGGGTCGCCAGATCCAGTGCCGTGACGTCCTCGTCCGTGCGCTGGTCGGTAGCCAGCTCGACCAGTTCGGCGACGAGCCCGTCCAGCGCGACCGATTCCTGCACCAGGGTGTGCAGCACCTTGGCCTCGTCCTCGGGCGCCAGCCTGCCCTTGGCACGGTGCAGGAGCTCGGCGCTGCCACGAATGGAGGTCAGCGGAGTCCGCAGCTCGTGACTGGCGTCCTGGACGAGCCGGTGCTGCTGCGCGCGGGAGCGGCGCAGCGCGACCAGCATGGTCGCGAAACTGCCGGTGAGCCTGCCGATTTCGTCACGGCCGGTGGGCGGAAGTGGCACCGAGAGATCCTGGGTGGAGCTGATGTGCTCGGTCGCGGCGAGCAACCGCCGCACCGGTCGCAGGATACGCCCGATCGCCAGCCAGCTGAGCAGCGCCGACACCGCCACCGCGAGCGCGGTGATACCGCCGGTGCGCCAGAGGAACTCCTTGTCGACCTGATCGGGCTTCTCATACCGCTGGGCCACCATCACCGCGCCGCCGCCCGGCCGGGGCTTGGTCAGGATGCCGTACGGCTTGCCGTTCAGGTCGATGTTGTATTCGGCTGTGCCGCTGCCGGTTCGGGCGACCACACGGTCGGCCTCGG
This genomic interval carries:
- a CDS encoding S8 family serine peptidase — protein: MRVLIQLRPSVDVITAVADRAVPVATADVAGHLSGITLDQSYAPVAVPKPVPAAAAIERLSYSLDPVDATVVVRGEIADDDLVRGLTALTETRGVTGVFADPVIETNLTCGDTPAVGNWHDVETLVRRADLAAAGLDGTNVALAIVDTGINAAHVQQARGAAVRIDPARSWNPAGVNGTAGEFPVAHGSMCAFDALIAAPQATLLDLPVLQSTRQGGSTMDGLLSDALAGYAHLRTVLTDQPAATRALVISNSWGSFAPNWDFPVGRPGNYSDNPSHPFNVIVGSLEAAGADIVFAAGNCGRDCPDGRCAYRERPIGGANSHPAVLSIAGVDTKNQRVGYSSQGPGRLTERKPDICSYTHFLGSKAFGATEPDTGTSAACPVAAGLVAAVRTQWSATALPPAQLRTLLQRTATAQAGGYNYDYGYGITDTAALLAELNKSASRA
- a CDS encoding SAM-dependent methyltransferase — its product is MDREPGLNPKVPSSARIYDYMLGGKDNYEVDREVARRMLAIAPDTKALAWFIRQFLVQAVGSAAKAGVKQFIDLGAGIPTSPNVHEVARKIEPSARVVYIDNDPVVRAHCDALLANSPGLAVVQADIRSPHEIIDRLKTDSLIDFSEPVAVLIIGVLHYVMDEENPGGILAAFRDAMAPGSYLALTHGSNETNPDFISQSQSDTDNTPSQVRYRSAAEVEELMAGFELLGPGVAPAQEFLDAELPATRLVIYGGLGRKSAD
- a CDS encoding HAMP domain-containing sensor histidine kinase; translated protein: MLRARLTLVVVVAVVAAILVTLTLSYRGVVSLISTQFDHSLNDRADAVIAVLPAVLPQRPDTTEQLVRADGTAEPIAAGRMVLPVAEADRVVARTGSGTAEYNIDLNGKPYGILTKPRPGGGAVMVAQRYEKPDQVDKEFLWRTGGITALAVAVSALLSWLAIGRILRPVRRLLAATEHISSTQDLSVPLPPTGRDEIGRLTGSFATMLVALRRSRAQQHRLVQDASHELRTPLTSIRGSAELLHRAKGRLAPEDEAKVLHTLVQESVALDGLVAELVELATDQRTDEDVTALDLATLAEDCAQRFRHRSGRTITITVRQPLPVRGRLRALERCIDNLLGNAIKFSPADTPIEVHVDGTELAVRDHGPGIAAADTTAVFGRFYRAANTQGIPGSGLGLAIVDNIVTAHHGTVFAEPGPGARVGFRLPPAATSDSPRRKRLVG